A genome region from Chloroherpetonaceae bacterium includes the following:
- a CDS encoding isoaspartyl peptidase/L-asparaginase translates to MRIEFFFFTIVLLSGTLLNLQAQPSQSKIAFAIHGGAGVIRKQDMSPEREQAYREKLTEALRAGYKILQDGGTSLDAVEAAIKILEDSPLFNAGKGAVLNADGKAELDASIMDGKTLAAGAVAAVHRIKNPISLARAVMEKSPHVLMVGDGAERFATSQGFELVPESYFITPERLKGLERAKERERSKQEGSKQSDKKGTVGAVALDRYGNLAAGTSTGGMMNKRYGRVGDSPIIGAGTYANNATCAVSTTGWGEYFIRTVAAFDVSALIAYKGLSVSEAGKLVIEKIGQLGGDGGMIILDKHGNIAMPFNSEGMYRGYINEKGEPVVEIYR, encoded by the coding sequence ATGCGCATTGAATTTTTCTTCTTCACTATTGTGCTTCTCAGCGGCACTCTACTGAACTTGCAAGCTCAACCATCTCAATCAAAAATTGCCTTTGCGATTCACGGCGGTGCAGGCGTCATTCGCAAGCAAGATATGTCGCCAGAAAGAGAGCAAGCCTATCGTGAGAAACTCACTGAGGCGTTGCGTGCTGGCTACAAGATTTTGCAAGACGGTGGCACAAGCCTTGATGCCGTTGAAGCCGCTATCAAAATTTTAGAAGATTCACCGCTTTTCAATGCAGGCAAAGGTGCGGTGCTTAACGCTGACGGAAAAGCTGAGCTTGATGCTTCAATTATGGATGGTAAAACACTTGCTGCCGGTGCGGTTGCAGCCGTGCACCGCATTAAAAACCCCATTTCACTGGCACGTGCCGTAATGGAAAAATCGCCGCATGTCTTGATGGTTGGCGACGGAGCAGAACGCTTTGCGACCTCTCAGGGCTTTGAGCTAGTGCCTGAGAGCTACTTTATCACGCCTGAGCGCCTCAAAGGACTCGAGCGCGCCAAAGAACGTGAGCGTTCCAAGCAAGAAGGCAGCAAACAGTCCGACAAGAAAGGCACGGTGGGTGCGGTCGCTCTGGATAGATACGGCAACCTTGCGGCTGGCACTTCTACAGGCGGCATGATGAACAAGCGATATGGGCGCGTGGGTGACTCACCTATCATCGGTGCAGGCACCTACGCAAACAATGCAACTTGCGCCGTCTCCACCACAGGTTGGGGCGAATACTTCATTCGCACTGTTGCAGCTTTTGATGTCTCGGCACTGATCGCCTACAAAGGCTTGTCGGTCTCTGAAGCTGGCAAACTGGTGATTGAAAAAATTGGTCAGCTCGGTGGCGATGGCGGTATGATTATTCTCGACAAACATGGCAATATCGCTATGCCCTTCAATAGCGAAGGAATGTATCGTGGCTATATCAACGAAAAGGGCGAGCCTGTGGTAGAGATTTACAGATAA